The Kutzneria kofuensis nucleotide sequence CGCACCCCTTCCGGCACCACGAAACGCGCTTCACGACTATTCCGAGAAGGAGACGAACACTGATGAGGCGTTCCCTCGCGGCCCTCGTTGCAGCGGGCATCGCGGCTCTCTCACTGGTCACCGGCGCCGCTGCCGCATCCGCGGCCCCGCAGTCGACGGCGAGCGTGCAGAAGTCCTTCACCTTCGTGATCGACCAGCTCGCCACCCGCGGCCCCAACGGCGCGGCCGACCAGTACATCCAGATCAAGAACCTCAGCCAGGTCCCGCAGGACCTGAGCAACTTCCGGCTCGTCGTCGCGCCCAGCCAGGCGCAGCGGTTCACCGCGGCAGTGATCCCGCAGAACACCGTCCTGCAGCCGGGCCAGGTGTGGGTGATCGCCAACCCGCAGGGCTACAGCGGTCCGGTGGTCGACCAGTTCTTCTCCGGCATCGTTCCGCTGACCGACCGGATGGGCGTCGCGCTGCTGTCCCCGAGCAACGTCATGGTCGACGCGGTGGCCACCGTCACGACCTCGCCGTTCATGATGGGCGCCCCGGCGTCCCCGCTGACCACCAACCAGCCGCTCGCCCTCGTGCGGTTCAGCAACACCGACAACAACGCCGTCGACTTCCACGTCGCGCCGCGGACCCCGGGTCTGCCCGGCCCGGACGCCTGATCCGACCGGGAATCGACGGCACGTCCACACCACTGGCCGGAGGACCTAGGACTCGCCGGCCGGGCATGAGTTGACACGAACACGATGGGCCTACCGGGACTCGATGTCCCGGTAGGCCCATCGTCGCTTCGAGGTCACGGACGGATTTCCCCGTTTGCGCCCGGCCGCGCCGCCGGCTGGCTACGATCTTCGCCAACCGGTGGAGGCGCACGAACCATGAGCATTGCTGACGAACTGGCGAAGCTGGACGCGTTGCGGCGCTCCGGCGCACTGTCGGACGACGAGTTCGACGCGGCGAAGCGACGCCTGCTGGCGCCGGGATCGCCGGCCGGGCCGAACTCGCTCGGCCGGGCCGCCAACCGCTACGTCAGCTATCAGATGATCGCCGGCGTCGTCGGACTGGTCGTCTTCCTCGTCTTCGTGTTCGCGGTTCTCGTGCCGATGTTCACGAAGGTGACCGACAGAACCGGGCCCGTGGTCCCCGGCGACAACCAGGTGCGGATCACGCAGTTCCCCTGACCCGGGCGAAACCCGTGCCGCCCCGATCGAGGCGGCACGGGCCGGCCGGTGGCCTACAGCTCGTAGAAGTTGCTGTAGTGGTCGGGCGTGAACCAGACCTCACCGTTGTCCATGTCGACCACGATCCGGGCCGCGTCCCGGTGCGCGCCGCAGGTCCGCGGGTAGACGTCGAACTCCTGGAAGGAATCACCGCCGGGCAGCTGGCCGTCGTTGTTGTAGTACGTGCCGCCCGCGTAGCTGCACTGGCCGTTCGGCCAGTCGTACCAGCCACGCTGGCCGGGGTAGCCCATGGACTGCCACGTCGAGTTGGCCGAGGCCGCCGCGGAACAACCCGAGATGGTGCAGGAGTTGTGCACGGTCGCGTTGGCCGCCGGTGTCGTCACCAGGGCCAGGCCGAACATCGTCGCCAGTGCGGTCAGGGTCAGGGTGACGCGCTTCGTCCAGGTAAGACGCACGAAATCTCCTCATCGGCGAGTACTGCGTTGACAATCAGGCGCCGTCGCGATCGCGTCGGCACAGGGCAGGGGTCAGCCGATACCGACCACGGATTCGGCGGTCGTCCAGTCGGTGGCGATGGCGTTCTGCGCGTCGACCAGGTCGACCCGGCCGTCGCACACGGCCTTCTTCAGGGCGTTCTCGACCGAGTCCTTGTTGTACGAGGTCCGGGCGCCGTAGCGCGGCTCGGGCCACAGGTTGCTCGGGTCACGCGGCGCGCCGCCGAGTTCCAGCGGGATCAGGTGGTCTTCCTCGTAGTCCGCGGTGCTGGTGTCGGAGTAGCCGTACTCGGCGATCTGCTGCACCTTCAGGGGGTTGGTGTAGGACGTGGGCGGCCGGACCGTGCCCGTCCAGCCCGACACGCAGATCGTCTGGTCGATGGTGCCCTGGGTGACGTCGGGGTTGGTGGCGCCGGGCGTGCAGGACGGGTCCGGCAGCGGCAGGTACGACGTCGAGCAGGACGCGGCCGCGGCGAGCGGAACCGACGGCGACGCTCCGGCGGGCGCCGCGGCGAGCACAGCCGTGGCGCCGATGCCGACCAGAATGGTCAGAGCCAGTCGAGCATGCGGGGCAGGGCGGGACATTCGAGGGCTCCTCGTGGTGACGATGTCGCTTCTACGGACGACCGCGCGGCAGCAGGGAAATCGCGGCGGTCGAAACGGACCGTAAACACGTTCCGGCGCGAGCGGAACCGGTCGAAATTTGACAGGGCACGACCGTTCTGTGAATCCGAAGATCCGGATTGGCCGCTATGTCGGCTCTCGCGGGCGTGACCGCGCACGGGTTCGATTTCCGTTCAACGCCCGTTTCGTATCGCGTCCCGTGTCAGCGCCGGCTCGTTCAGCCGACGGCCGAGACGTCGCGCGGGGAGACAATGATCACGTGACCTGGTGGGCCTAGCACCACCATGTCGACGGGCCCCAGAACCAGTGCCCGACCGGCCGTGCCGCAGCAGGATCGACGCGGAGAGAACAGCCGAGGGGGCCACGTCGATGTCAGTGATCACACGACCAGAACCGACCACCACTCCGGCCGGCAGCCGGTGGTGGCGCCGATGGCCACGCGTCACGTCCGGCGGCCGGCGCCGATGGCCGCTCGTCACGTTGGCCGTGGTGAGCGTCGCGACGCTGGGATACATGTTGTCGGCATATGTGCCGCCCGAGATGAGCACCAGCCGGGTTCCGTTGCAGAGCAGCACCCACTACGTGTTGCTGGTGGGGCACATCTTCACCGCGACGGTGGCCACGCTCGCGGGTTTGGCTCAGTTCTGGCCGTCGTTGCGGAGTCGTCATCCGCGCGTGCACCGCTGGACCGGGCGCGCCTACATCTTCCTCGGCGTGTTCCCGTCCTCGGTGCTGGCGATCCCGGTGGCCGTGCTGACGCCGTTCGGTGTGTCGAACCAGGCCGTCCTGCTGATGGTCGACGCGGCATGGATCGTCACCGCCGTGGCCGGCTACCGAGCGGCCCGGCAACGCCGGTTCGCCGACCATCGACGGTGGATGATCCGCAACTACGCGCTGACGTTCTCCTCGCTGGTCGCCCGATTCTTCAACCCGGTGCTGGCGCTGATCATCGTGCCGCAGGCGACCGGGCCGGCCTACCGGGGCGACGGCCTCGCGATCGTGCACGACATCGCCACCGGCAGCATCGTGGTCGGCGTGGTGCTGACGGTAGTGGCCGCCGAGTGGTACATCCAGCGCCGCTACGGAGTCCCGCCCCGTCGGCCGAGGGATGCCGAGTCCGGTGTGGCTCCGTCCGGCTTCTGACCGGAGGCCGCACTTTGTCCGGTGCGCGCCGTTGCACCCCTTGAGTGTCAGCCGATCAGGTGGGCTCTTGCCCCGGAAACCGAGCAGCGCTACAGAGAATCCATGAGACATGAACCTGCTGCCGTTCTGCTCACGGTGACCGTCGCCATGCTGGGTGTCGTGGGCACGGCGATGGCCGACTCCGCACCACCCGCCCACCCGGCGTACACCTCGGCCGATTTCGAGAACTACCGACCGAACGCCAAGGCCGTGACCTACGCCCCCGGCCTCGTTCCGGTGGGATCGACCGCCACCGTGTTCGCCACCCCCACCCCGAACGGCTCGACCACCGTGGTCCTGTACGTCGAAGGCCTGCTGGCCAACCACCAGTACGGGGCGCACGTCCACCAGAAGCACTGCGGCGCTGCCCCGGAGGACGCGGGCGCGCACTACCAGAACATTCCGGACCCGGTGCAACCGTCGGTCAATCCCGCCTACGCCAACTCGCAGAACGAGATCTGGCTGGACTTCACCACCGACCGGCACGGGAACGCCTGGACCGTTTCCAGCGTGAACTGGCAGTTCACGGAACGGCACGCGGGCTCCGTGGTGATCCATGCCGAGCACACGCACACGGATCCCGGGCACGCCGGCACGGCGGGTGCCCGGCTGGGATGTGTCAGCGTCGACTTCTGACGGGCAAAGCCGCCGAGCCCGAGGGTCGTTCAGCCGACGGAGGCGGCGACCGGGTGCGACGTCAGGCACCGCTCGGTGCTCTCGGTGTGTTCGGCGGTGAGCAGTGCGGCGGCGATGCCGGCCCGGGTGGTGACGCCGAACTTGGCGCGAATGCTGGCGATGTGGTGTTCGACGGTGCGCGGGCTCAGGTAGAGCTTGCCGGCGATCTGCCGGCTGGTGAGCCCTTGCGTGACCCAGTGGGCGATCTCGGTTTCACGGCGGGTGAGGGCGGCCGCGCCCAGGGCGTTGCGGGGGTTGCGCTGCCCGCTGACGCCCAGGGGAACCCGGCGGCCGAGCTTGCGGAGCTCGCGGACGGCGCGGTGGTGCAGGCCGGTGGCGTCGCACTGGGTGAACAGGGCGTGCGCCTGCTCCAGTTCGCGCAGTGCCTCGGCGCGGGAACCGGTGCGCGCCATGGCGATGCCGGCCAGCAGCCGGGCGGAGCCCTCATCCAGGGGATCGCCGATCTGCCGGAAGGCGGTGGCGGCCGCGTGAGCGGCGCCGGCCGCGCCAACGGTGTCACCGGTGGCGTGCCGGACGCGGGCACGGGCGAGTTGCGCGAAGGCCGTGCTGCCGGCCAGACCGAGGTGGGCGGCGGCTTCGGCGCGGGCGGCCCATTGGTCGGCTTCCGACACGTGGTCGAGGGCCAGGGCCGCGGTGGTGAGGACGTCGAACCAGCCGGGGCGCGCCGGCTCGGGGATCATCGGGAGCTCCGCGCCGCCACCGGCGTCGACCAGGGTGGCCACGCAGCCCTGGGGGTCGCCGGCCATCAGGCGGGCGTGGGCGAGGAACGCCGCGGCCAGCACCGACAGCCAGTCATCGGCCGGTCCGGCCAGCTGGCACGCTTCCTCGCCCAGGAGCACGGCCTGGTCGGAATCGCCGGTGAAGGTCGCGATACGGCAACGCATGGCGAGCGTGGCCGCACGCAGCGCCGGGCTGTGCACCAGTTGTCCCGACTCACGCGCTTCGGCGACGGTGTCGGCGGCCTCCCGCAACTGTCCTTGCCACCGCAGCGTGGTGTCGAGGCCGACGAGGAGATAGGTCACGAGGTGGTGTTGACCCGTTGCGCGGCACAGGGAAAGTCCTCGCTCGAGATGGCGCCGGGCCGCGTTGTAGCGTTCCAGGCACTGTTCGGCCCAGCCCAGCCAGACCACGGTGTCCAGCTGCCGGGCCAGTTCGCCGTCGGTGAGCCCGTCGACGAGCTCGGCCGCCCGGTCGCAGTTGCGCTGTGCGGCCGGAATGTCGGCCACGACGTAGTCGGCGAGGGCCAGGACACCCGTCCCGCCGGCCGACACGAGGCGGTCGCCGGTGCCGCCGACGGCACGACGGGCGGCACTGGCCCAGGTCCGGGTCTGGGCGAAATCCCCGGACAGCAGGCTGGCGGTGGCGAGCTTCAGCTTCAACGCGGTGACCCTGCCGTCCCGTTCGGCGGCGCCGTCATGGTCGTGCTCGGGCAACCGGCGCAGTTCGGCGAGGAGCAAGCCGCCGGCTTCGGTGTGCCGGCCCAGGAGGTGTTCGATGGTGGCGCAGAACCCCACGGCACGCACCCGCTGGTCCACCGCGTCGCGCGGCAGCAGCCGCACCACCTCGTGCAGGACGTCACGGGCCTGCTCCAGGCGGCCGCTCATGCCCAAGAAAGTTGCCATGTCGGCCAGCAACTCCAACCGGCGCTCATCGTCTTCGCCCTTGTCCGGCAACAGGTCCAGGGCGAGCGACAACCAGTGCGCCGCATTCGCGGGCGCCCGCGCGGCGGTCATTCGCGCGGCGTCGACCAGCACGGCGATCGCTCGCTCGTCGCCGGTCCGCGCGCACCGTTCCACGTGGTGTGCCCGCAGGAGCACCGAGGCCCCCCGCTCCTCCAACGCCTCCCAGGCTCGGGCGTGCGCCTGGATCAGCCAGGCGCCGCCGCCGCTGGCGTACGCGGCCGCACGCATCATCGGCAGCCAGTAACCGAACCGGCCCCTCCCCTTCGGCCGGATGAGATCACGGGCCACCAACTCGTCCACCGCGTGGTCGGTGTCCTGTTGGCTCATCCCGGCGATCGCGGCGAGCACATCGGGCTCGAACAGGTCACCGGCCACCGCCGCCGCCTGGGCGACCACCCGAACGCCGTCCGGTAGGTCGGCCAACTCGGCCTGCATGCTCGCCCGGACGACGGCGGGCACATCCCGCACCGACACCACCGCGTCGCCCGACCGGGCCCCGCCCGACGCCCCGGCCAGCAGTGTGGTCCGGAGCTGGTCCTCGGGAACCTGTGCCAGCGCCGCCACATAGAACGGGCACCCTCCACTGGCCTCGTGCAGGACCTGGCACCGCCGGGTGCTGACCTCGGGACCGAGGAACTCGGCCACCGCGTCGACGTCCAGCGGACCGAGTTCGACCCGGCCGGCCCTCCCCTGTCGCGCCGCCTGAGCCAGCACCGCGGTCAACCGGCCGGGGGCCAGGCTGGGACGGTATGCCACCGCGAGCACCAAAGGTCTCCGCGGCGGGTGACGCACCAGATACCCCAGCAACTCCAGCGAGGCTTCGTCGCCCCAGTGCAGATCGTCCAGCATCAACACCAGCCCACGCCCGGGCGCCAGCTGCTCCAAC carries:
- a CDS encoding lamin tail domain-containing protein, translating into MRRSLAALVAAGIAALSLVTGAAAASAAPQSTASVQKSFTFVIDQLATRGPNGAADQYIQIKNLSQVPQDLSNFRLVVAPSQAQRFTAAVIPQNTVLQPGQVWVIANPQGYSGPVVDQFFSGIVPLTDRMGVALLSPSNVMVDAVATVTTSPFMMGAPASPLTTNQPLALVRFSNTDNNAVDFHVAPRTPGLPGPDA
- a CDS encoding SHOCT domain-containing protein; amino-acid sequence: MSIADELAKLDALRRSGALSDDEFDAAKRRLLAPGSPAGPNSLGRAANRYVSYQMIAGVVGLVVFLVFVFAVLVPMFTKVTDRTGPVVPGDNQVRITQFP
- a CDS encoding ribonuclease domain-containing protein, which gives rise to MRLTWTKRVTLTLTALATMFGLALVTTPAANATVHNSCTISGCSAAASANSTWQSMGYPGQRGWYDWPNGQCSYAGGTYYNNDGQLPGGDSFQEFDVYPRTCGAHRDAARIVVDMDNGEVWFTPDHYSNFYEL
- a CDS encoding DUF2306 domain-containing protein, whose product is MSVATLGYMLSAYVPPEMSTSRVPLQSSTHYVLLVGHIFTATVATLAGLAQFWPSLRSRHPRVHRWTGRAYIFLGVFPSSVLAIPVAVLTPFGVSNQAVLLMVDAAWIVTAVAGYRAARQRRFADHRRWMIRNYALTFSSLVARFFNPVLALIIVPQATGPAYRGDGLAIVHDIATGSIVVGVVLTVVAAEWYIQRRYGVPPRRPRDAESGVAPSGF
- a CDS encoding superoxide dismutase family protein, yielding MRHEPAAVLLTVTVAMLGVVGTAMADSAPPAHPAYTSADFENYRPNAKAVTYAPGLVPVGSTATVFATPTPNGSTTVVLYVEGLLANHQYGAHVHQKHCGAAPEDAGAHYQNIPDPVQPSVNPAYANSQNEIWLDFTTDRHGNAWTVSSVNWQFTERHAGSVVIHAEHTHTDPGHAGTAGARLGCVSVDF
- a CDS encoding helix-turn-helix transcriptional regulator, producing the protein MRVRAEVASGVGPLVGRQRELGYLKRILVDAADGDATRVAEVVGESGIGKSRLLGELGAAAVRDGWTVLTGQASEPDRGSRFGVLGDALGDHIASLDPLEPLRLRLRVGALLEQLAPGRGLVLMLDDLHWGDEASLELLGYLVRHPPRRPLVLAVAYRPSLAPGRLTAVLAQAARQGRAGRVELGPLDVDAVAEFLGPEVSTRRCQVLHEASGGCPFYVAALAQVPEDQLRTTLLAGASGGARSGDAVVSVRDVPAVVRASMQAELADLPDGVRVVAQAAAVAGDLFEPDVLAAIAGMSQQDTDHAVDELVARDLIRPKGRGRFGYWLPMMRAAAYASGGGAWLIQAHARAWEALEERGASVLLRAHHVERCARTGDERAIAVLVDAARMTAARAPANAAHWLSLALDLLPDKGEDDERRLELLADMATFLGMSGRLEQARDVLHEVVRLLPRDAVDQRVRAVGFCATIEHLLGRHTEAGGLLLAELRRLPEHDHDGAAERDGRVTALKLKLATASLLSGDFAQTRTWASAARRAVGGTGDRLVSAGGTGVLALADYVVADIPAAQRNCDRAAELVDGLTDGELARQLDTVVWLGWAEQCLERYNAARRHLERGLSLCRATGQHHLVTYLLVGLDTTLRWQGQLREAADTVAEARESGQLVHSPALRAATLAMRCRIATFTGDSDQAVLLGEEACQLAGPADDWLSVLAAAFLAHARLMAGDPQGCVATLVDAGGGAELPMIPEPARPGWFDVLTTAALALDHVSEADQWAARAEAAAHLGLAGSTAFAQLARARVRHATGDTVGAAGAAHAAATAFRQIGDPLDEGSARLLAGIAMARTGSRAEALRELEQAHALFTQCDATGLHHRAVRELRKLGRRVPLGVSGQRNPRNALGAAALTRRETEIAHWVTQGLTSRQIAGKLYLSPRTVEHHIASIRAKFGVTTRAGIAAALLTAEHTESTERCLTSHPVAASVG